ACCACCTCTTTGGCCATTGAAAGGAACACCCCGGTGAAGTCCAACTACGGAAGGGTGGTAGCAGATGGTGGGCAGGAGAATTGTTAAAGCACCCTCTGAACTTGCTTCTCATTGACTTAGTTCATTGTGGCCAAAGACTCCTACTTTTTCTGGGCTGGTTTCCTGTAACTGTTTTCCTCCATGCTGGTGCTTTATACGTTGTCCATCTATGCCCTGCAACCCAGCCTCTGCCTTTCAGAAATAGAGTAGGACCCCAGGACATTCCTACCCTTGGCTTTTGACTTCCACTGGCTGGACATCAGGAGCCATTTCTAAAACTAGGATTGAGCAGTTGAGACTCTTTACAGCTGCCGCATCAGATCAGAGTTCATATTGCGGATTCTCCCCCGTCCTACCTGAAATGTTACTATGAAACCCAAGTGGGTCTATTAAAACACAGTGCCTGGGCTGAGGTCCCTCTTGgtttttcatctcttttttcATCTTAAACACATTAAGAAAACCTTTAAATATCACCAGGGCAAGCAAGTCCATGCTGTGAAATCCCCTTCCAAACTATTcacctcttttctttccttctctcttcacAGAGTGATCATTCCTgcttcttctcttccttttcctcagcTCTTCTTTCTCCTTGTCCTCTCCTCTTTTTTCCGTGTGCCTGCACTACTCAGAGGAGCATAgcttaggccagtggttcccaaactcgttccactgcttgtgcagggaaagcccctggcaggccggccggtttgtttacctgccacgtccgtaGATGcagccaatcatggctcccagtggctgcagttcgctgctccaggccaatgggagctgctggaagcggcacaggccaatggacatactggctgctgcttccagcggctcccattggcctggagcagcgaaccgcggccactgggagccgcgatcggctgcacctgtggacgtggcaggtaaacaaaccggcctggcccaccaggggctttccctgcacaggcagtggaacaagtttgggaaccactcgCCTAAGCTATACTGGTGTATTGACGAGTGCTGGAAGGCTGCTCTTGGTAAATTGGAGGGGGGGGTATCTCCTCCATCAGCTTCATGGAATTATTTACTTACTTAGAATCCAATAAATGATCTTTTCTGCTAGTTATTGCTGGGTTAATGCAGTGTGAGTGTGGCTTTCATGGATTTTAGCCTTTCGGTAGGAAATCTGCCACTGGTGACAGACAGAAAATAACTGTCTTTTTCtaccccctcgcccccccccttttttttttcttccttgagcAGGGTGCAGACAGCTGGTCTGGGTGGGGGAACCTGTGACCTTCTGCAGGGCTGAGACTATTGCTGGCAAGTATGGTGTGTGGATGAGGGACCCACGGCCTGTTCCTCCCTACACCCGCAAGACCACCTGGATAGTTGATGCCATTGGCACTGACACCCACCAGGTCTTTGAATATGACGACGACTCTGATCAATTCATGAAGGGCTATCCCTCCAAGGTCCACATCCTGCCCTGGTCCATGGAGAGCACTGGAGCCATTGTATACAGGGGCTCCCTGTACTTCCAGCAGCGCAAGTCCAGAATGGTGGCCAAGTTCGACCAGAAGATAGAAACTATCACAGTCCAAAAGGACATCCCCAGTGCTGGCTACCATGGCCAATTCCCCtattccggggggggggggagggaggggaggggttacACAGACATTGACCTAGCTGTCGATGAGATGGGGCTGTGGGTGACATACAGCACAGACAAGGCCAAAGGGACCATCATCCTCTCCAAATTGGATCCAGAGACCCTGGAAGTTGAGCAGACCTGGGAAACCAACATCCGCAAGCAAGCTGTGACCAACTCCTTCATGATCTGTGGCACCTTGTAAACCATCAGTAGCTACTCAGCCCCAGATGCCACGGTCAACTTTTCCTACCACACGGCCTCCAGCACCAGTGAGCTGCTGAGCATCCGCTTCGAGAACCGCTATGAGTACAGCAGCATAGTGGACTACAACCCCACAGAGAAAGCTCTTCGCTTGGGACAATTTCAACATGGTCACCTATGACATCAGACTCTCCATGATATGAGGAGCCTCAGGGTGGGAGGAGGACACAACACGCTCATTGCTAACTAGCTGCTCGTGGGCTAGGGGTAAGTCTAGCCAGCTGTCAATCTCATACACTCACTCTTCCTATTCTTCTTGAGCTTTCCTTGgattcagccctgagccccttagGCAGAGTGCTCACTGATCTGGGAAAAGACTCCAGGCCTGGCCCTAGATCAGAGGTTCCTATTCTGAGAGCACTGGTGGGGCTTAAATAATGATAGAGTGGGAATAACCTTGTGCCACTTAGGAACATATGTGCAATAGGCGTTTACAGCCCTGGCCTCGCTCCCCTTGCTCTCTCTGAATTACACACGGGATTAATTTGGACAATATAGAAAAAAGGAACAAGTTGTTTCTGGTTATGCAACATCTGGAATGTGTGGGCCAACTGCACAGGGATAGATCTAAAAATGACTAAACTTGCCTGCACCCTTGGCTAAAACACACCAAGATTCCAGCCAAGCAGACCAAACTGTTCACAGCAAGAGGCAAATAATATTTTAGGGGAGGGAGGTGGCTGGGTACCATCTTCACAGAATGGCTAATAAAAACCCAGTGACCATCAGCAAACCATATTCATGCCCAGCATCAGCTGAGACAAGGGGAATGTGCTGAGCAGTCAACACCGGGCATTAGCCAAGGCAGCATTGACAGGAGGAGATTCTGCAAAGTTGTATCATGCCCAGATTCAGTAGGAGAACATCAAGGCCTAAAGACTTAGCTCCAACACCCAAATAAGCCAATGAAAAGactccaactgacttcactgggcttcaGATTGGGTCCTTAGTGGGCTGAGTTGGCAGAGGCAGGGGTGTGTCAGAAAAGTGCTGCAGGAGTTAAAAATTACTAGAAATCCTGGGTAGTGGGCACCCTGTAAGAGAGCTTTCAGCTGCTGTGTATAAACCCTTTCATTGCCAGCCTCTCTCCTCCTAAGCGCAGTGCACGCTTCATCGGGACCACACTTCCCTTGGGAGCCAACCAGCCACCACTACAGATTATCATGAGCCAGAGAACGTGGGAGAAGACCTGAACTTACCCAGCTTGGTATCTCTGCATCATAAAGTAGCCTCTCTGCAGTGGCAATTGACCAGTAGCTAAAGCAGGAGTCAAAGATGGGCCCAAGCTGCAGAGAGGTGAGGTCCAACGATCCACACCTCACTTAAGCATAAGACTGTTCCACTCTAGGGGCTCCGAGTCTGTTCAACGTCTCACACAGTTACACAATAGCCATTGAGCATGCGGGGCTCCAGCCAAACTAGCCCCCATCCACAAAAAACATGGCCATTTCAGCTCCCCTTCCATTAAAGACAAAAATGAAGCAAGACTTGTTTAACACAATTCTGTTAAGTCATTAGACATTTTAGCAAAATAAATGTAAGGAGGGTTGTTGTTCATGAACAACGGGATCCTAGAATTTAGGGCATGATctcaaatccactgaagtcaatggaaagtcccccattgactccagtgagcaATAGAACAGATCTCTATTTATCCCAGACTATGGTTATTAACTCAGAATGAGAAGCATCATCTAACTGTTCTTGCTGTTTCTAGCTTTCAGTCCAGACAACTCCGCTGATTACACTGTAACTTAGACACTCTTTGGGATAGGCATGGCATTAGATCAGGCATGGCTAAGCATACAGCTGTTTTTAAGAACACACACATTTAGCGTATAAATCCTGTAGCTGGCttggtttttctgtttgttttaaaagcctAATCCATGCAGGTTGCATTGAAGCCTCCTGGATGAAAGCAAAGGTCTGATGTGCTGATGATTATGTGGAAGTTGTCTGTgataataatcaataataaacCCTCTCCTGCACAACAATCCACAGTTGCAGCTTCTTGTTGGcagatttttcatttcactgcaACATGCTGGAGGGAATTCCAGGCTACAGGAAACTATAGGCCACCTTTCCAGGAGAGTTCAGTCCCAGCAAACAGAGCTCAATTTTCAGGAGCTCAGTTGCCATTGATGCACTAAAATAAGGGGCTTGGTTTCTAATTTAAGCTCTTCCACAggcttgctgggtgactttgCTGGGTCacgtccctgctctgtgcct
This genomic window from Dermochelys coriacea isolate rDerCor1 chromosome 8, rDerCor1.pri.v4, whole genome shotgun sequence contains:
- the LOC119860687 gene encoding myocilin isoform X1; the encoded protein is MPPKFKRHLNDDDVTGSVKSERRNLLEEDSDEEEDFFLRGPAGPRFGPRNDKIRHVQNQVDEVIDVMQENITKVIERGERLDDLQDKSESLSDNATAFSNRSKQLRRQMWWRGCKMKALVALVAVILLLVITISKWDLESFDYQELKSELTEVPASSVFEEHPSSSHPATGDMATGCRQLVWVGEPVTFCRAETIAGKYGVWMRDPRPVPPYTRKTTWIVDAIGTDTHQVFEYDDDSDQFMKGYPSKVHILPWSMESTGAIVYRGSLYFQQRKSRMVAKFDQKIETITVQKDIPSAGYHGQFPYSGGGGREGRGYTDIDLAVDEMGLWVTYSTDKAKGTIILSKLDPETLEVEQTWETNIRKQAVTNSFMICGTL